The window GCCCAACCCGCGGCGTATTACACAACGCACCCGAGGCCAAAGCCACGGCCCGATCACCCGGCTGATGAGCCCTTCCGATCTGGGTCAGGTGCTTAAACCCTTCGTATTCCTCGATCTGTTCGATGCGGATCAGCGCACCATGGCAATGCTGGCCAACATGCCGCTGCATCCTCATTCAGGCATAGCCACCGTGACCGTACCGCTCGAAGGCGCTTTTCATTACGAAGATCCCGCCGGCGGCGCTGTCGGTACGCTCGGCTATGGCGCGGTGGAATGGGCGCGGGCGGGCGGCGGCATGTGGCACGGCAAGGAATTGTCCGCCACGGATACGCCGCGCATCCAGGGATTCCAGCTCTGGTTGGCCTTGCCCGCCGAACTGGAAAACGGTGAACAGGAAAGCCGTTATATCGAAGCCCAGAACATGCGCCAAATCGGGCCGGCGCATGTCATCATTGGCAACCATGAAGGCGTGCAAAGCCCGGTGCCCGCGCAGGAAGGCATCAATTACTTGCTCGTCACACTCAAACCGGGCGAACGCTGGACTTATCGGCCGCCAGCGCATCATTCTGTCGGCTGGCTCGCACTGGCCAAAGGCCGTCTCAGCGCCGGCGCTCCTGTCGACGCGGGCGAAATGGTGGTCTTCGAACCGGGGGAAATGCCCATTGCACTTGAAGCATCCGGCAATGAAGATGCCGTATTCGTTCTCGGCTCAGCCGTGCCTCACCCGCACCCGCTGCACCTCGGCGCCTATTCGGTGCATACCTCAGCACCCGCGTTGGAAGCCGGTGAACGCCGCATCGCCGAACTGGGGCGCAGACTTAAAGAGGCCGGCGAGCGACGGACGGCTTCAGGCACGATCCCCGTCTTTCGATGACGTTGACGGTGTGGTCGCCATCTGTGGCGATAAATCCAGGATGCGCCAATCACGCGTGCCGGCATGTCCGGCCGCTCACTGACGATGCAACGTGATATTATTCCCCATCACTTCTCTGCCATCAGATAAGGCCCCTGCATGATCGTCAACTGCGACCACGACAACCTCGACGCCTGGCTGGCGCTGCGCTCGGCGCTGTGGCCCACCTGCCCGTTGGAAGAGCACCGCGCGGAGATGCGCGAAATATTGGCTTCGCCGCACCACACCGCGTTTATGGCGCGGGGGCTGGACGGCGCTTTCGTTGGCTTTGCCGAGGTCGCTCTGCGCCACGATTACGTCAACGGCTGCGAATCGTCGCCGGTGGCGTTTTTGGAAGGGATTTATACCGCCGAACGCGCCCGCCGCCAGGGCTGGGCGGCCCGCCTGATCGCGCAGGTGCAGGAGTGGGCGAAGCAACAGGGGTGCAGCGAGCTGGCGTCGGATACCGATATCGCCAATCTGGACTCCCAACGCCTGCATGCGGCGCTGGGCTTTGCAGAAACGGAACGGGTGGTGTTTTACCGAAAAACGCTGGGCTGATCAGGCACCTTGTGTTGCCGCTGATGCGCCAACTGCTCGGCGCGCAGCAGCCTCTTCCCCACCAATATTAACCAAACCCCATCCCCATCCCCATCCCCATCCAGCGTTTGCCGTGG of the Serratia marcescens subsp. marcescens ATCC 13880 genome contains:
- a CDS encoding pirin family protein; its protein translation is MNTTLTSPLAPNPRRITQRTRGQSHGPITRLMSPSDLGQVLKPFVFLDLFDADQRTMAMLANMPLHPHSGIATVTVPLEGAFHYEDPAGGAVGTLGYGAVEWARAGGGMWHGKELSATDTPRIQGFQLWLALPAELENGEQESRYIEAQNMRQIGPAHVIIGNHEGVQSPVPAQEGINYLLVTLKPGERWTYRPPAHHSVGWLALAKGRLSAGAPVDAGEMVVFEPGEMPIALEASGNEDAVFVLGSAVPHPHPLHLGAYSVHTSAPALEAGERRIAELGRRLKEAGERRTASGTIPVFR
- the aac(6') gene encoding aminoglycoside 6'-N-acetyltransferase yields the protein MIVNCDHDNLDAWLALRSALWPTCPLEEHRAEMREILASPHHTAFMARGLDGAFVGFAEVALRHDYVNGCESSPVAFLEGIYTAERARRQGWAARLIAQVQEWAKQQGCSELASDTDIANLDSQRLHAALGFAETERVVFYRKTLG